In a single window of the Necator americanus strain Aroian chromosome X, whole genome shotgun sequence genome:
- a CDS encoding hypothetical protein (NECATOR_CHRX.G26438.T1) — MSTEEVVIFVVLLVAFCFTVAHPFFVAGCIAAFVGYILYFAPKLETSQCAPEGTSSCDHGGFKDISSVSKISTRSDTDGAIHIMPIDQIPKEYERDASTKLSSVNAVQQLNKKSQREILAEIEAAEEQEKFSKLLLTYQVPNMTAYYESLVKVLQK, encoded by the coding sequence ATGAGTACTGAAGAGGTCGTCATCTTCGTAGTTCTCCTCGTTGCATTCTGTTTTACCGTCGCTCACCCCTTTTTCGTTGCTGGTTGTATCGCAGCATTTGTTGGCTATATTCTCTATTTCGCTCCTAAACTGGAAACTTCCCAATGTGCGCCGGAGGGCACTTCTTCGTGCGATCATGGAGGATTTAAGGATATCAGCTCTGTGTCAAAGATAAGTACAAGATCTGATACCGACGGGGCCATCCATATAATGCCCATCGATCAGATACCGAAAGAATATGAGCGAGATGCGTCGACTAAACTCAGTTCTGTTAACGCAGTTCAACAATTGAATAAGAAGTCGCAGAGGGAAATACTTGCTGAAATCGAAGCCGCagaggaacaagaaaaattcagcaaaCTGCTGCTCACATACCAAGTGCCGAATATGACTGCTTATTATGAGAGTCTAGTAAAGGTCCTACAAAAGTGA
- a CDS encoding hypothetical protein (NECATOR_CHRX.G26439.T1), with protein MNERKRRPSTRSLTRQKRVTSCDNVKYNENVETGFDLTATCLSPSSSVQSIPEYSRVSSTTSPVGDYAVTVMMDKGSVLQRAAWFLSNHEKTSVDLPDPEKLRGLASVGRTIQRTGSQLRKTRLFHLFYILVLPVYTVIGAWIFKTLDGEHDDRLIEEFRNRCDLSRNSTLIEIMSLCESGGNCFNLMKVYLEEVERCYKNWHMVNRTITHSMNDFTNALVYAFSVYTTIGYGNMAADTTHCRVATIIYGAFGIPLFFAFVKEEGNLFRNVFIFIYNRITKWRRKHCSCHYGAPKGEAEESGAPMVTENCANNNNVLLRPLLDEDIQAKKARFARKYSTTSLLGQKSWLDEQRRVFIAGVLFFVLYILLSSLLFSFSTEFDYFTSVYFLFNSVALIGFGDVFPQEPRTILVNAVFIVFGVVLFSMCYFILQEEIRNKAFEASRKARISISKYSHTILQHASRGAWSRRNSPLLDASPESAFERLRKRRQSAPALTLTVPAETSREV; from the exons ATGAACGAGCGCAAACGACGACCCTCGACGCGGTCGTTAACGAGGCAGAAGCGGGTGACGTCTTGCGATAATGTGAAGTACAATGAGAACGTCGAGACTGGCTTTGATTTGACC GCGACTTGTTTGTCTCCTTCCAGTAGCGTACAAAGTATTCCGGAGTACAGCCGAGTTAGTTCAACGACGTCACCGGTTGGCGATTATGCAGTTACG GTGATGATGGACAAAGGATCAGTACTACAAAGGGCGGCCTGGTTTCTGTCAAACCACGAAAAGACGTCCGTGGACCTGCCGGATCCGGAAAAACTGCGAGGGCTCGCAAGCGTTGGCCGCACCATTCAACGGACCG GTTCACAATTACGGAAGACGCGtcttttccatttgttttatattttggTCCTTCCAGTATATACTGTTATAGGAGCTTGGATATTTAAG ACACTTGATGGTGAGCACGACGATCGGCTGATTGAGGAGTTTCGGAACAG GTGCGATCTTTCTCGCAACAGTACTCTTATTGAAATCATGTCTCTATGTGAGTCCGGTGGTAATTGCTTCAATCTGATGAAGGTTTACCTAGAAGAAGTGGAGCGTTGCTATAAAAA TTGGCATATGGTAAACAGGACGATTACGCATTCAATGAATGATTTTACTAACGCTCTTGTTTATGCTTTTAG CGTCTACACAACAATAGGATACGGGAATATGGCTGCCGATACGACTCATTGTCGAGTGGCCACAATTATCTACGGGGCTTTTG GTATTCCATTGTTCTTCGCATTCGTGAAAGAGGAGGGTAATCTTTTCCGAAACGTGTTCATCTTTATTTATAATCGCATCACTAAATGGAGGCGGAAACACTGTAGTTGTCATTATGGAG CTCCCAAAGGCGAAGCTGAGGAGTCGGGTGCGCCAATGGTAACGGAAAATT GcgccaacaacaacaacgtcTTGCTTCGACCATTACTAGACGAGGACatacaagcaaaaaaagcacGATTTGCTCGGAAGTACAGTACCACCTCACTTCTAG GACAAAAATCATGGCTGGACGAGCAAAGACGAGTGTTTATTGCTGGTGTACTTTTCTTTGTGCTCTACATCCTATTATCCTCActgcttttctctttttctactgAATTTGACTACTTCACATCAGTATACTTCTTATTCAATAGTGTTGCTCTTATTG GTTTTGGTGACGTCTTCCCACAAGAGCCCAGAACCATCCTCGTTAACGCAGTGTTTATTGTTTTCG GAGTAGTACTATTCTCGATGTgctattttattcttcaagAAGAGATACGCAACAAAGCTTTCGAAGCTTCTCGAAAAGCTCGGATTTCCATATCGAAATACTCACATACTATACTACAACATGCCTCAAG aggAGCTTGGTCTCGAAGAAATTCACCGCTTCTCGACGCGTCCCCAGAAAGCGCTTTTGAGCGATTACGGAAACGACGTCAATCCGCACCTGCGTTGACGCTTACCGTACCAGCAGAAACTTCGCGGGAAGTATAG